One genomic region from Paracoccus pantotrophus encodes:
- a CDS encoding enoyl-CoA hydratase/isomerase family protein produces the protein MITREIVGGIGRITIARPAKANSLTGAMLAGLTAAFDALAAEPALRAVILTGEGAVFSAGADLDEARAGLALSPEWERLSSRVASMPCLTIAALNGTAAGGALGMVLACDLRLAVPGAKIFYPVMRLGFLPQPSDPLRLRALVGPARAKMILMAGQKIPAEEALAWGLIDRLVAPEALLDEAAALAADACAADAGHVAAIKRMLD, from the coding sequence ATGATCACCAGGGAAATCGTCGGCGGGATCGGACGCATCACCATCGCGCGCCCGGCCAAGGCCAATTCGCTGACCGGCGCCATGCTGGCCGGGCTGACCGCCGCTTTCGACGCGCTGGCCGCCGAGCCCGCCCTGCGCGCCGTGATCCTGACCGGCGAGGGCGCGGTGTTTTCCGCCGGGGCCGATCTGGACGAGGCCCGCGCCGGGCTGGCCCTGTCCCCGGAATGGGAGCGGCTGTCGTCCCGCGTGGCCTCGATGCCTTGCCTGACCATCGCCGCGCTGAACGGCACGGCGGCGGGTGGCGCCCTGGGCATGGTGCTGGCCTGCGACCTGCGGCTGGCGGTGCCGGGTGCGAAAATCTTCTATCCGGTCATGCGCCTGGGCTTCCTGCCCCAGCCCAGCGATCCCTTGCGCCTGCGCGCATTGGTCGGGCCGGCGCGCGCCAAGATGATCCTGATGGCCGGGCAAAAGATCCCGGCCGAAGAGGCGCTGGCCTGGGGCCTGATCGACCGGCTGGTCGCGCCCGAGGCGCTGCTGGACGAGGCCGCGGCGCTGGCCGCCGACGCCTGCGCCGCCGATGCCGGCCATGTCGCGGCGATCAAGCGGATGCTGGATTGA
- a CDS encoding autotransporter assembly complex protein TamA: MKSWIKAGTAAAIVLATGAGMVWAQSSGSPSSSPFSGWFGRDGNDGSPVNLDFQVDGGDDALLPAIRQTSLLVSAQDEGRVTGQDMLAAARGDYARILGVLYDQGYYSGVIDITLDGVEAAGIAPLDAPKVVHRVVVSVQPGPRFRYSRAEIAPVAPGTELPRSYRRGEIARTGDMKNAATAGVAGWRNVGHAKAEVAETEIIADHATNLIDSRIRLAPGPELRFGQLTIRGHQRMDPRRLRKIAGFPEGERFDPEKLENVRKRLRRSGVFSAITLTEADRIGPGNTLDVDLLVAEQKLRRLGAGFEYSNTDGLSLTAYWINRNLFRGGERLRVDAGVSDIGGDSGRDYSLGLRIDRPATITADTTGYVLAKVESLQEEDYDLKSGTFGLGFTWIPSDELTADIALQYRALRVDDDSGRTDFRLFALPTSVIWDKRDEPTDAKRGYWLSGGVTPFVGLQDETGSGAQVLAEGRAYYSFGTDDRFTLAGRARLGTVVGPEIGETPRDYLFWSGGGGTVRGHSYESLGVEVIPDNSGGMVRTGGMSIVTLTAETRIQVRERIGLALFADAGRVWEDSGWSGASGWQAGAGAGIRYRTPVGPLRFDIATPVGGGDGDDGGVQVYIGLGQAF, from the coding sequence ATGAAAAGCTGGATCAAGGCAGGGACGGCTGCCGCAATCGTGCTTGCAACCGGCGCGGGCATGGTCTGGGCGCAGTCCTCGGGCTCGCCTTCCTCCTCGCCCTTTTCGGGCTGGTTCGGCCGGGACGGCAATGACGGCTCGCCCGTGAACCTGGATTTCCAGGTCGATGGCGGCGACGACGCCCTGCTTCCGGCGATCCGGCAGACCTCGCTTCTGGTCAGCGCCCAGGACGAGGGGCGGGTGACGGGCCAGGACATGCTGGCCGCCGCGCGCGGCGATTACGCCCGCATCCTGGGGGTGCTTTACGACCAGGGCTATTACTCGGGCGTCATCGACATCACCCTGGACGGGGTCGAGGCTGCCGGCATCGCGCCGCTCGACGCGCCCAAGGTGGTGCACCGGGTGGTGGTCTCGGTCCAGCCCGGCCCGCGCTTTCGCTACAGCCGGGCCGAGATCGCGCCGGTGGCGCCGGGCACCGAACTGCCGCGCAGCTATCGCCGGGGCGAGATCGCCCGCACCGGCGACATGAAGAACGCCGCCACCGCCGGCGTGGCGGGCTGGCGCAACGTGGGCCACGCCAAGGCCGAGGTGGCCGAGACCGAGATCATCGCCGACCACGCCACCAACCTGATCGACAGCCGCATCCGCCTGGCGCCGGGCCCCGAGCTGCGCTTTGGCCAGCTGACCATCCGCGGCCATCAGCGCATGGACCCGCGCCGGCTGCGCAAGATCGCCGGCTTCCCCGAGGGCGAACGCTTCGATCCCGAGAAGCTCGAGAATGTGAGGAAGCGCCTGCGCCGCTCGGGCGTGTTCTCGGCCATCACCCTGACCGAGGCCGACCGGATCGGCCCCGGCAACACGCTGGACGTGGACCTGCTGGTGGCCGAGCAGAAGCTGCGCCGGCTGGGTGCCGGCTTCGAATATTCCAATACCGACGGGCTGTCGCTGACCGCCTACTGGATCAACCGCAACCTGTTCCGCGGCGGCGAGCGGCTGCGCGTGGATGCCGGCGTCTCGGATATCGGCGGCGATAGCGGGCGCGACTACAGCCTGGGGCTGCGCATCGACCGGCCCGCCACCATCACCGCCGACACCACCGGCTATGTGCTGGCCAAGGTCGAAAGCCTGCAGGAAGAGGATTACGACCTCAAGTCCGGCACCTTCGGCCTGGGCTTCACCTGGATCCCCAGCGACGAATTGACCGCCGATATCGCCCTGCAATACCGGGCGCTGCGCGTCGACGACGACAGCGGCCGCACCGATTTCCGGCTTTTCGCGCTGCCTACCAGCGTGATCTGGGACAAGCGCGACGAGCCGACCGACGCCAAGCGCGGCTATTGGCTGTCGGGCGGGGTCACGCCCTTTGTCGGCTTGCAGGACGAAACCGGCTCGGGCGCACAGGTGCTGGCCGAGGGGCGGGCCTATTACAGCTTCGGCACCGATGACCGCTTCACCCTGGCCGGCCGGGCGCGGCTGGGCACCGTGGTCGGCCCCGAGATCGGGGAAACCCCGCGCGATTACCTGTTCTGGTCCGGCGGCGGCGGCACGGTGCGCGGCCATTCCTATGAATCGCTGGGCGTCGAGGTGATCCCCGACAACAGCGGCGGCATGGTGCGCACCGGCGGCATGTCCATCGTCACCCTGACCGCCGAGACCCGCATCCAGGTCCGCGAACGCATCGGCCTGGCGCTGTTCGCCGATGCCGGCCGGGTCTGGGAGGACAGCGGCTGGTCCGGCGCCAGCGGCTGGCAGGCCGGGGCCGGCGCGGGCATCCGCTATCGCACCCCGGTCGGGCCGCTGCGCTTCGACATCGCCACCCCGGTCGGCGGCGGCGATGGCGACGACGGCGGGGTGCAGGTCTATATCGGTCTGGGGCAGGCGTTCTGA
- a CDS encoding HIT family protein, with product MSDDCLFCRIARGELPAHRIYEDEHILAFLDLHPIRPGHCLVIPKRHYPWFEDLPEDLATRITGCAQRLARQMKALYAVERVALFYTGIHVAHAHAHVVPMHHVHDVSSQAYLKDGIDSFAAPPQLSPEEGARIAQALAPAFAG from the coding sequence ATGTCCGACGATTGCCTGTTCTGTCGCATCGCGCGCGGCGAATTGCCGGCGCATCGGATCTATGAGGACGAGCATATCCTCGCCTTCCTGGACCTGCATCCCATCCGTCCCGGCCATTGCCTGGTCATTCCCAAGCGGCATTACCCCTGGTTCGAGGATCTGCCCGAGGATCTTGCCACCCGCATCACCGGTTGCGCGCAGCGCCTGGCCCGGCAGATGAAGGCGCTTTACGCGGTCGAGCGGGTCGCCCTGTTCTATACCGGCATCCATGTCGCCCATGCCCATGCGCATGTCGTGCCGATGCATCATGTGCATGACGTCTCGTCGCAGGCCTATCTGAAGGACGGCATCGACAGTTTCGCGGCGCCGCCGCAACTGTCGCCCGAGGAAGGCGCCCGGATCGCCCAGGCGCTGGCCCCCGCCTTCGCGGGATAG
- a CDS encoding DUF2853 family protein has product MSKRDDLIAKYAADMKDKLGVTPDMDLLTKVVIGCGPSIYNADGETVAGSDKAELERIRTNYLMKKLGLPDGPELSAAIDKVIAKYGSSNRNKYRAVVYYMLCMHFGKQAAYA; this is encoded by the coding sequence ATGAGCAAGCGCGACGATCTGATCGCCAAATACGCCGCCGACATGAAGGACAAGCTGGGCGTCACGCCCGACATGGACCTGCTGACCAAGGTGGTCATCGGCTGCGGGCCTTCGATCTACAACGCCGACGGGGAAACCGTGGCCGGATCGGACAAGGCCGAACTGGAGCGTATCAGGACCAACTACCTGATGAAAAAGCTGGGCCTGCCCGACGGCCCCGAGCTTTCCGCCGCCATCGACAAGGTGATCGCGAAATACGGCAGTTCCAACCGCAACAAGTATCGCGCGGTGGTCTATTACATGCTCTGCATGCATTTCGGCAAACAGGCGGCCTATGCCTGA
- a CDS encoding translocation/assembly module TamB domain-containing protein — MRDLAYRLVLAFGLALAAPLAALAQDTAAEISQEVEDDRGFITRFLEEKLSGAGRQVVIEGFRGALSSRATFERMTIADDDGVWITLENGAMQWTRSALLARRVEINELSAERIILPRLPGTGDSAPQAEAREFSLPQLPVGVNIARIAVGRVELGQPVMGQEAVIAIDGSMNLSGGEGETRLTIDRVDGPRGQFALDAGFSNETRVLRLDLRLDEDRNGLFANAIKLHDRPAVTAEIAGEGPMSDFTANIQLATDGQPRVTGTVSVDAAERDGAPGTAFRAELGGDVAALVPPQHRAFFGTQSQLLAEGWRGQDGRLVVPSLRLATEALRLDGNLATTSRGAPESAHLTLLLGEDAGAAQLPVRLPWADRPTTVRSGSLRLDYDAAQGSGWVLKGVVGDIARDDITLSELRLDGRGRVALTAEQALEEVRGWIAFGMDDLVPADPGLAQALGRVLNGGLNFAFTPGNALQLWGMNINGEDFGFKGETTVSGLRTGITLSGDITAQHRNVARFSALAGRELGGTADARIKGRYALLGKGFDVEAEVLGNDIRVGQDHADRMLAGQSRIELSARRDTSGINLRKLVVSARNLTAEAQGRLDSYSSTLTATIEMPDLSVADPGMSGSVRSALRATGAAGARRVTLTGKAQDLVTGIAELDGALKGETDLLVEAAQARDGFEVQTFRLTNPQIDAEGRGSFAQGAMDATLNLSMPDLAVLGRGFSGGLTAEATAVEQDGTRRIELTGRGTDLRLGQQDVDGALTGVTELRLSAEQRGDEIIVHGFDLTNRQMLATAQGRIAPSDTDMQGRVEIRSLASFGRGWRGALNAQGSFKDDGSGGRRLEVTGTGTDLSFGQAQVDGALAGETRLALHGIERDGVFTIETATVENPRLNLGAEGRLGQGATDLTATLRADDLRFLGRGFRGAVNASGHVVDQQGGGRQITASGLARGLGIGNPQADAVLAGETSFDLAAAQRPDGGLTVSRLRAGNGQFSVTGDGSPAEGLNLDARLNDLALVVPGFPGPATVAGTIRNLGRSYDVNLTATGPGNTQARVTGTAATDLSTADIAVSGNSNAAAANPFLRTRSVEGPLSFDLRLNGRPALESLSGRVALANGRLAEPRFGLAVGSLNANADFNAGRIAVDLRGAVEAGGTITVSGPVSLVGDRQMNLDVRLSDVVLRDPNLYETLVNGAINVAGTVGQGPLVSGRIDMGHTELRIPSTGLGGAKAIPDIIHRSERPPQRQTRAKAGLLEYPSEASRQAGMAAPPATPPANPARFDLLVSAPSQVFIRGRGVDAELGGELRLTGNARQPIPIGQLELIRGRVDLLGKRFDMTEGLIELQGSMIPVIRLVAETVQNDITARIIIDGEAQDPEITFESSPEMPQEEVLSHLLFGRGLDNISALQAAQLASAVATLAGRGGEGIVGRLRASTGLDDLDLATDDEGNVSVRAGKYLSENLYTDVQVGGDGKTKLNLNLDISPTLTARGSVDSEGESTIGLFYERDY; from the coding sequence ATGCGTGATCTGGCTTATCGTCTCGTTCTGGCATTCGGGCTGGCCCTGGCCGCGCCCCTGGCCGCGCTGGCGCAGGATACCGCCGCCGAAATTTCGCAGGAGGTCGAGGACGACCGCGGTTTCATCACCCGTTTCCTGGAAGAAAAGCTGTCCGGCGCCGGCCGGCAGGTGGTGATCGAGGGCTTCCGCGGCGCGCTGTCCTCGCGCGCGACCTTCGAGCGCATGACCATCGCCGACGACGACGGCGTCTGGATCACGCTGGAAAACGGCGCCATGCAATGGACCCGCTCGGCGCTGCTGGCGCGGCGGGTCGAGATCAACGAGCTTTCGGCCGAGCGCATCATCCTGCCGCGCCTGCCCGGCACCGGCGACAGCGCCCCCCAGGCCGAGGCGCGCGAGTTCTCGCTGCCGCAGCTGCCGGTGGGGGTGAACATCGCCCGCATCGCCGTAGGCCGGGTGGAACTGGGCCAGCCGGTGATGGGGCAAGAGGCGGTGATCGCCATCGACGGCTCGATGAACCTGTCGGGCGGCGAGGGCGAGACCAGGCTGACCATCGACCGCGTGGACGGGCCGCGCGGCCAGTTCGCGCTGGACGCGGGCTTTTCCAACGAGACCCGCGTGCTGCGCCTGGACCTGAGGCTGGACGAGGACCGCAACGGGCTGTTCGCGAACGCGATCAAGCTGCACGACCGCCCCGCCGTTACCGCCGAGATCGCGGGCGAAGGGCCGATGTCGGATTTCACCGCCAATATCCAGCTGGCGACCGACGGCCAGCCGCGCGTGACCGGCACCGTCTCGGTCGATGCGGCCGAGCGCGACGGCGCCCCCGGCACCGCCTTCCGCGCCGAGCTGGGCGGCGACGTGGCCGCGCTGGTGCCGCCGCAGCACCGCGCCTTTTTCGGCACGCAATCGCAGCTTCTGGCCGAGGGCTGGCGCGGGCAGGACGGCCGGCTGGTCGTCCCCTCGCTGCGGCTGGCGACCGAGGCGCTGCGGCTGGACGGCAACCTGGCCACCACCAGCCGCGGCGCACCGGAAAGCGCGCATCTGACGCTGCTGCTGGGCGAGGACGCCGGGGCGGCGCAATTGCCGGTGCGGCTGCCCTGGGCCGACCGCCCGACCACGGTGCGCTCGGGCAGCCTGCGGCTGGATTACGACGCGGCGCAGGGCTCGGGCTGGGTGCTCAAGGGCGTGGTGGGTGACATCGCCCGCGACGACATCACCCTGTCGGAACTGCGGCTCGACGGGCGCGGCCGCGTCGCCCTGACCGCCGAGCAGGCCCTGGAAGAGGTGCGCGGCTGGATCGCCTTCGGCATGGACGACCTGGTGCCGGCCGATCCGGGCCTGGCGCAGGCCCTGGGCCGGGTGCTGAACGGCGGGCTGAACTTTGCCTTCACGCCCGGCAATGCGCTGCAGCTTTGGGGGATGAACATCAACGGCGAGGATTTCGGCTTCAAGGGCGAGACCACCGTCTCTGGCCTGCGCACCGGGATCACGCTGTCGGGCGACATCACCGCGCAGCACCGCAATGTGGCACGCTTCTCGGCCCTGGCCGGGCGCGAGCTGGGCGGCACCGCCGATGCCCGTATCAAGGGTCGCTACGCGCTGCTGGGCAAGGGCTTCGACGTCGAGGCAGAGGTGCTGGGCAACGACATCCGCGTCGGCCAGGACCATGCCGACCGCATGCTGGCGGGCCAGTCGCGCATCGAACTCAGCGCCCGGCGCGACACCTCGGGCATCAACCTGCGCAAGCTGGTGGTGAGCGCCCGAAACCTGACGGCCGAGGCGCAGGGCCGGCTGGACAGCTATTCCAGCACCCTGACCGCGACCATCGAGATGCCGGACCTGTCGGTGGCCGATCCCGGCATGTCGGGCTCGGTCCGCAGCGCGCTTCGCGCCACCGGCGCCGCCGGCGCGCGCCGCGTGACCCTGACCGGCAAGGCGCAGGATCTGGTCACCGGCATCGCCGAACTGGACGGCGCGCTGAAGGGCGAAACCGACCTGCTGGTCGAGGCGGCGCAGGCACGGGACGGGTTCGAGGTGCAGACTTTCCGGCTGACCAACCCGCAGATCGACGCCGAGGGCCGGGGCAGCTTCGCGCAAGGCGCGATGGATGCGACGCTGAACCTGTCCATGCCCGACCTGGCGGTGCTGGGGCGCGGCTTCTCGGGCGGGCTGACCGCCGAGGCGACGGCGGTGGAGCAGGACGGCACCCGCCGGATCGAGTTGACCGGGCGCGGCACCGACCTGCGCCTGGGCCAGCAGGACGTGGACGGGGCGCTGACCGGCGTGACCGAGTTGCGGCTTTCAGCCGAACAGCGCGGCGACGAGATCATCGTGCATGGCTTCGACCTGACCAACCGGCAGATGCTGGCCACCGCGCAGGGCCGCATCGCCCCCAGCGACACCGACATGCAGGGCCGGGTCGAGATCCGCTCGCTGGCCAGCTTCGGCCGCGGCTGGCGCGGGGCGCTGAACGCGCAGGGCAGCTTCAAGGACGACGGCTCGGGCGGGCGGCGGCTGGAGGTGACCGGCACCGGCACCGACCTGTCCTTTGGCCAGGCGCAGGTCGATGGCGCGCTGGCGGGCGAGACCCGGCTGGCCCTGCACGGGATCGAGCGCGACGGCGTCTTCACCATCGAGACCGCGACCGTCGAGAACCCGCGCCTGAACCTGGGCGCCGAGGGCCGGCTGGGCCAGGGCGCCACCGACCTGACCGCGACCCTGCGCGCCGACGACCTGCGCTTTCTGGGCCGCGGTTTCCGGGGCGCGGTCAATGCCTCGGGCCATGTCGTGGACCAGCAGGGCGGCGGGCGGCAGATCACCGCCAGCGGCTTGGCCCGCGGGCTGGGCATCGGCAACCCGCAGGCCGATGCCGTGCTGGCGGGCGAGACCAGCTTCGACCTTGCCGCCGCGCAGCGTCCGGACGGCGGCCTGACCGTCAGCCGGCTGCGCGCCGGCAACGGCCAGTTCAGCGTCACCGGCGACGGCAGCCCGGCCGAGGGGCTGAACCTCGACGCCCGGTTGAACGACCTGGCCCTGGTGGTGCCGGGCTTTCCCGGCCCGGCGACGGTCGCCGGCACCATCCGCAACCTGGGCAGAAGCTACGACGTGAACCTGACCGCCACCGGACCCGGCAATACCCAGGCCCGCGTGACCGGCACGGCGGCGACAGACCTGTCCACGGCCGACATCGCGGTCAGCGGCAACTCCAATGCCGCCGCCGCCAACCCCTTCCTGCGCACCCGCTCGGTCGAGGGGCCGCTGAGCTTCGACCTGCGCCTGAATGGCCGGCCGGCGCTGGAATCGCTGTCCGGGCGGGTGGCGCTGGCCAATGGCCGGCTGGCCGAGCCGCGCTTCGGCCTGGCCGTGGGCAGCCTGAACGCCAACGCCGATTTCAACGCCGGCCGCATCGCCGTCGATCTGCGCGGCGCGGTCGAGGCCGGCGGCACCATTACCGTCAGCGGCCCGGTCAGCCTGGTCGGCGACCGGCAGATGAACCTGGACGTGCGGCTGTCCGACGTGGTGCTGCGCGACCCCAACCTTTATGAGACGCTGGTGAACGGCGCGATCAACGTCGCCGGCACGGTGGGACAGGGGCCGCTGGTCTCGGGCCGCATCGACATGGGCCATACGGAACTGCGCATCCCCTCGACCGGGCTGGGCGGGGCGAAGGCGATCCCGGACATCATCCACCGTTCGGAACGCCCGCCGCAGCGCCAGACCCGCGCCAAGGCCGGGCTGCTGGAATATCCCAGCGAGGCTTCGCGCCAGGCCGGCATGGCCGCGCCGCCGGCGACGCCGCCGGCCAATCCGGCACGCTTCGACCTGCTGGTCTCGGCCCCGTCGCAGGTCTTCATCCGCGGCCGCGGCGTCGATGCCGAACTGGGCGGCGAGCTGCGCCTGACCGGCAATGCCCGCCAACCCATCCCCATCGGCCAGCTGGAGCTGATCCGCGGCCGGGTCGACCTGCTGGGCAAGCGGTTCGACATGACCGAGGGGCTGATCGAGTTGCAGGGCAGCATGATCCCGGTGATCCGGCTGGTGGCCGAGACTGTGCAGAACGACATCACCGCCCGCATCATCATCGACGGCGAGGCGCAGGATCCCGAGATCACCTTTGAATCCTCGCCCGAGATGCCGCAGGAAGAGGTACTGTCGCACCTGCTGTTCGGCCGGGGGCTGGACAATATCAGCGCGCTTCAGGCCGCGCAGCTGGCCAGCGCCGTAGCGACCCTGGCCGGGCGCGGCGGCGAGGGGATCGTCGGGCGGCTGCGGGCCTCGACCGGGCTCGACGACCTGGACCTGGCGACGGACGACGAGGGCAATGTCTCGGTCCGGGCGGGCAAATACCTGTCCGAGAACCTCTATACCGACGTGCAGGTCGGCGGCGACGGCAAGACCAAGCTGAACCTGAACCTGGACATTTCCCCGACGCTGACCGCGCGCGGCTCGGTCGACAGCGAAGGCGAAAGCACCATCGGCCTGTTCTACGAACGCGATTACTGA
- a CDS encoding glucokinase — protein MAILLADVGGTNARMALARDGALVADTITRFRGDDHATFDEVVAKFLAQQGSPQIEAVCVAVAGPVWGDEARLTNRDWSFSTARLCTLSGAPRARLINDLIALGYATPALDGEAAGFLRAAPEGALSNGQRLVVNAGTGFNVCAVKVLPDGGIACLEAEEGHTRLPLSVAEPLAEALGAAGRAIDSVEELFAGRGLARLHALRMGLPQGRAETVVADAAQGDQAAEETLALYARLFGLFCRELAFRFMPMEGMFLAGSVARSCTDRFEIFERAFLSDPLMARIPQAVPIGVIRDDMAALHGCLAAIR, from the coding sequence ATGGCGATCCTGTTGGCGGATGTGGGCGGCACCAATGCGCGGATGGCGCTGGCACGGGACGGCGCGCTGGTCGCCGATACCATCACCCGGTTTCGCGGCGACGATCATGCGACATTCGACGAGGTGGTGGCCAAGTTCCTCGCCCAGCAGGGCAGCCCGCAGATCGAGGCGGTCTGCGTCGCCGTCGCCGGCCCGGTCTGGGGAGACGAGGCGCGGCTGACCAACCGCGACTGGAGCTTTTCCACGGCACGGCTCTGCACGCTGTCCGGCGCCCCCCGCGCGCGGCTGATCAACGACCTGATCGCCCTGGGCTATGCCACGCCGGCCCTGGACGGCGAGGCGGCGGGCTTCCTGCGCGCGGCGCCCGAAGGCGCGCTGTCGAACGGGCAGCGGCTGGTGGTGAATGCCGGCACCGGCTTCAACGTCTGCGCGGTCAAGGTGCTGCCGGACGGCGGGATCGCCTGCCTTGAGGCCGAGGAGGGCCATACCCGCCTGCCGCTTTCCGTGGCCGAGCCGCTGGCCGAGGCGCTTGGTGCAGCCGGCCGGGCGATTGATTCGGTCGAGGAACTGTTCGCCGGCCGCGGCCTTGCCCGGCTGCACGCGCTGCGCATGGGCCTGCCGCAGGGCCGGGCCGAAACCGTGGTCGCAGACGCGGCCCAGGGCGATCAGGCGGCCGAGGAAACGCTGGCGCTCTATGCCCGGCTGTTCGGGCTGTTCTGCCGCGAACTTGCCTTTCGTTTCATGCCGATGGAGGGCATGTTCCTGGCCGGCAGCGTCGCGCGTTCCTGCACCGATCGGTTCGAAATCTTCGAGCGCGCCTTCCTTTCCGACCCGCTGATGGCGCGGATTCCGCAGGCGGTTCCGATCGGCGTGATCCGGGACGACATGGCGGCGCTGCATGGCTGTCTGGCCGCAATCCGCTGA
- the ahcY gene encoding adenosylhomocysteinase, with product MTDYIIRDIALAEYGRKELDIAETEMPGLMALRAEYGETKPLKGARIAGSLHMTVQTAVLIETLVALGAEVRWASCNIFSTQDHAAAAIAKAGIPVFAVKGETLPEYWSYTDQIFQFAEGTANMILDDGGDATMYVLLGARVEAGETGLIDVPTSEEEEALFAQIRKRLAASPGWFTRQRDAIRGVSEETTTGVHRLYDLHKKGLLPFPAINVNDSVTKSKFDNKYGCKESLVDGIRRATDVMMAGKVAVVCGYGDVGKGSAASLRGAGARVKVTEVDPICALQAAMDGFEVVLLEEVVATADIFVTTTGNKDVIRIEHMREMKDMAIVGNIGHFDNEIQVAALKNHKWTNVKDQVDMIEMPSGNRIILLSEGRLLNLGNATGHPSFVMSASFTNQVLAQIELWTKNDAYAPGVYILPKALDEKVARLHLDKIGVKLTKLSSEQAAYIGVTPEGPFKSEHYRY from the coding sequence ATGACCGATTACATCATCCGCGACATCGCCCTGGCCGAATACGGCCGCAAGGAGCTGGACATCGCCGAGACCGAGATGCCCGGCCTGATGGCCCTGCGCGCCGAATATGGCGAGACGAAGCCGCTGAAGGGCGCCCGCATCGCCGGCAGCCTGCACATGACCGTGCAGACCGCCGTGCTGATCGAGACGCTGGTGGCGCTGGGGGCCGAGGTGCGCTGGGCGTCCTGCAACATCTTCTCGACCCAGGACCATGCGGCGGCGGCGATTGCGAAAGCCGGCATCCCGGTCTTTGCCGTCAAGGGCGAGACGCTGCCGGAATACTGGTCCTATACCGACCAGATCTTCCAGTTCGCGGAAGGCACGGCGAACATGATCCTGGACGACGGCGGCGACGCGACCATGTATGTGCTGCTGGGCGCGCGGGTCGAGGCGGGCGAGACCGGGCTGATCGACGTGCCGACCAGCGAGGAGGAGGAGGCGCTGTTCGCCCAGATCCGCAAGCGGCTGGCGGCCTCGCCCGGCTGGTTCACCCGGCAGCGCGATGCGATCCGCGGCGTCAGCGAGGAGACGACGACCGGCGTGCATCGGCTTTACGACCTGCACAAGAAGGGGCTCTTGCCGTTCCCGGCGATCAACGTGAACGACAGCGTCACCAAGTCGAAATTCGACAACAAGTATGGCTGCAAGGAATCGCTGGTCGACGGCATCCGGCGGGCCACCGACGTGATGATGGCCGGCAAGGTCGCCGTGGTCTGCGGCTATGGCGACGTGGGCAAGGGCTCGGCCGCGTCGCTGCGCGGTGCCGGCGCCCGCGTGAAGGTGACCGAGGTCGATCCGATCTGCGCCCTGCAGGCCGCCATGGACGGCTTCGAGGTGGTGCTGCTGGAGGAGGTGGTCGCGACGGCCGACATCTTCGTCACCACCACCGGCAACAAGGACGTGATCCGCATCGAGCACATGCGCGAGATGAAGGACATGGCCATCGTCGGCAATATCGGCCATTTCGACAACGAGATCCAGGTCGCGGCGCTGAAAAACCACAAATGGACCAACGTCAAGGACCAGGTGGACATGATCGAGATGCCCTCGGGCAACCGGATCATCCTGCTGTCCGAGGGGCGGCTCTTGAACCTGGGCAATGCCACCGGCCACCCCAGCTTCGTGATGTCGGCCAGCTTCACCAACCAGGTGCTGGCGCAGATCGAGCTGTGGACCAAGAACGACGCATACGCGCCGGGCGTCTATATCCTGCCCAAGGCGCTGGACGAAAAGGTCGCCCGGCTGCATCTGGACAAGATCGGCGTCAAGCTGACCAAGCTGTCCAGCGAACAGGCCGCCTATATCGGCGTGACGCCCGAGGGCCCGTTCAAGTCCGAACATTACCGCTATTGA
- a CDS encoding MarR family winged helix-turn-helix transcriptional regulator, translated as MPDRPFTLVESLIELTRTLRAAFEQRVEQYGLTFARARLLTTIGRHEGASQAQLAAILGIETPTLKRLLDALEDQGLAERRPIPEDGRKHAVYLTEAARIAPLLGFRAEVDATLAQGIAPEDLAVTRRTLARMARNAEGLRQA; from the coding sequence ATGCCAGACCGTCCCTTCACGCTCGTCGAATCGCTCATCGAACTGACCCGGACCCTGCGCGCCGCCTTCGAGCAGCGCGTCGAGCAATACGGGCTGACCTTTGCGCGCGCCCGGCTGCTGACCACCATCGGCCGCCACGAGGGCGCCAGCCAGGCCCAGCTGGCCGCGATCCTGGGCATCGAGACGCCGACGCTGAAGCGCCTGCTGGACGCGCTGGAGGATCAGGGCCTGGCCGAGCGCCGCCCGATCCCCGAGGATGGCCGCAAGCACGCCGTCTATCTGACCGAGGCGGCGCGGATCGCGCCCCTGCTGGGCTTTCGCGCCGAGGTCGATGCCACGCTGGCCCAGGGCATCGCGCCCGAGGATCTGGCGGTCACGCGCCGGACGCTGGCACGGATGGCGCGGAATGCCGAAGGGCTGCGGCAGGCATGA